The following DNA comes from Geobacter sp..
CTTGTTTTTCCACCAGAATCTTGTCTATCCGCCCCTTCTGGGTTGCATAGGCAAAAATCTTCTGTTCGAGCGCCACGATCTGTTTTTGCAGGGCAGCAATGTCATTCTCCTTGCCTTCAAGCTCGTGCAGGAGAGTTTCGATACGTGCCTGCTGTGTAGCAATCGTCTGATCCTTGAGAGTGACATTATTGATATAAAATATCATCATCTCACTGTCCTGCCTGTACGCACTCCCCGGATAATCCTGTATGAGTTTATGGAAGCACTCCAGTGATTTCTGAAAATCTTTTTGTTCGTTCTTCGGATACGCATGGATGATACCCATCTCGAACAGGACCCTGTCTGCCGTCGAGGGGTATTCCCCCATGATCTGCTCATACACGTTCAGCGAAGCCTTATAGTTTCCCTGGTTAAATAAATCGTTTGCTTCTTCAAAGGTGGACTTGGCTTGAAATCCTTCATTGAAGTGACTGCAACCGGATATGAGAATTGGTGTCATTACGATACAGATAAAGAATAAGCATAGGCGCCTACCCAGTTTTTTCCCCATATATGTAAAAGACGGTCTAAATCTGCTAGACAGTGCAATCCGAAAGTTTCTCAGTTCATTCATCCCTTCACTCCTTGGCAGATCATCAGGAATATCTTTACACTACCCCAATATCCCGATGAAACAAGTCAAACGTTTCAACGGTCCGGGCAGACTTGAGTGGTGGATAATGAAATGGCAGGGTTTTGAGACCCTGCCACTTCATTATCCGGAGCACTAAAGGTAAAGCTGACAGCTCCCTTGAAATTGACTTACTTCTTCATCGATTTCTGGAAAGCGGCGTCAGCCTTTTTCGCCTTTTCGTCAGCGATCCGCTCCCGTTCTTCTGCCTGCGCTACAGCAGTATCGGCCTTTAACGTGGCTGCATCGGCTGCTGCCTTGGCGGCTTGTGCATCCTGTAATGCCTGCTCAGCTTTCGCGTTAATCAGATTTTGCTGTGCCTGCACTTTCTCCAGGTCACCGGATGTTGCACAACCGATCAGCGTCATAGGGAGAACGAGCATCATAGAAATCAGCAATAGATTTTTTTTCATCTTTCTTCACCTCCTTTCTGGTTGGTGTTCCTTATTAGGAAAGAGGGACCGCGCAACATTCGCACTATCTCACCGGGATATAAGAATAAGCGGCGTCGACTATCCCTCCTTGACAGGTTCAATCAATATACCGTCTATGTCCAAATCGAATTTCAAGCGTTTGACTGCATCCTTGGCCTCGCTGATGTCACTGAAAGGGCCGGCAATAACACGGTAGCTGTTGTCCTTTGACAATACCCTGGCCGGGATTTGCGGGCCCTGGTGGTTGATAATGGCGGCAATCCTCAAAGCATCAATCTCGTCACGAACATCGGCAGCCAGGATATACCATGCCTCCAGCTTCAGTTCAGGTAGTTCCGGTTTGCCGTACAATCTGTCCGGGTGCTCGACTTCTATGATCTCTGCCGCCTCATTTTCACCCCCTTGACGCATCTCCAAAATGGGAACGGGAATCCCTCGGGCTTCGGTCTGTACTTCCTTAACCTTTTTCCAGTCCAGCGTGTGCGCTGATTTCTTTTCAAAATTTTTCAGCCTTGCATATGTCTTTTCCAGCTCAATGGCGCCCGAATCATCCAGAGGCGCATGAGCTTCCATGTAAAGCACTCCATTACGTTGCCCTATGAGATATGGCTGGTTGACAATGAGTACAGGTGTATTAACAGGTGTGTCATTGAAGAGCATTTTCACGTTTTCCGGATAGAGTCTCAGGCAGCCATTGGATGCATTAAGGCCGATGCTGGCCGGTTTATTGGTGCCATGGATCAAATAACCCGATTTACTCAAATAGAGCGCGTATTCCCCCAAGGGATTCTCAGGCCCTGGAGGGACTTCTGCGGGGAGAATATCCCCTTTTTTTCGATGATCCGCAGCAATTGACGCAGGCACATGCCAGGTCGGCCGGGCTGTCTTGCGCGCTACACGCATTTGGCCCATGGGGGTGGGTCGCTCTTTGGTTCCGACCCCGACCGGATAGGTCGACACAACCAAAGACTGGCCATCTTCTTTATATTGAAAGAGCCTCATTGTAGCCAGGTTGATCACAATGCCTTTTCTCGGGGTATCCGGCAGGATGAAACTCAGAGGCAACACGACGCGCTCTCCCGCTTCGGGCACCCAAACATCAACCCTTGGGTTGGCGGCATGGATTGCATTGATCCCCAGGCCGAAGTGTCGTGCAATATCCGGTAGCGTATCCCCCTCTTCAAGCCTGGTGGCTGCCAACCGGCCAATGACGTCTTCTCCTTTTGCAACCCGAAACTCATTCCGTTCGATCTCCGTATCAAGGTGGCGTGGGGAAAACCATGATTTCCCCTGCACGCCTTTCATGGCAGCACATCCGGGGAGAGAGACAATACATATGCAGAGAGCTATCAGGCGAAGCCAACCGGATAAGAGTGGCAGATCAACGATTCGGTACATGAGATTAATAGGGCACCTTTCTCAATCAATGAAGATTTATATATAAATAAAAAGCCGGGGCCGAAGATGAGATGACATTTCGGCAACCCGGCTGTCTCAGTGAGACCCTGTAGGCTTTCCGCCCCACCCTCGCGGATGGTTGAGTATTATCGTCTACCACCAACCGTTATGTCGATTTCCGCCTCCGACGCGAACCGGCACAAACGGCACCTGTCAATTGCTCATTTCCTGCGGGTACGACCTCCTTTTTGTTGCGGCAACAAAAAAGCCGGGGCCAAATATCGTTGGATATTTCGGCAACCCGGCTGTCTCAGTAAGACCCTTAGGCTTTCCGCCCCATTCTTGCGAATGGTTAAGTATTATCGTCTATCTCTCAATCAATTTTTGTGCATTCTAAATTTTTATGAGGATTTGTCAACATTTTTCTGCCTTCCCGCCGAGGTGCAGACCAATGTGCGAAAAAGGAAAGGACGATTTGAACCGTAGTTGTGGCTCTGCTACTATGTCATCTTACCCATTTCATAAGCCTGTCGCATTGCTGGGCTTTACGTAAAGATGCAGACCATGGTCTGTACGTACAAGGCCGTCATTGCCGCTATGAGCAATTGATTTGATGCGAAATTCTCCAGGAGGAAATGAATAAATGAATTCTTGCCGCATCGACGAATATGACCTATATTTGTACCATAATTGAAATCATGAAAGAGGTTATTTATGGATAGAATCTATGCCCGTGCTTCCGTCAGCATCAGCGATCTGAAGAAAAACCCCTCCCGTATCATCAATGAGGCTGAGGGGGCACCGGTCGCTATCCTCAATCACAACAAGCCCAGCGCCTACCTTATTCCGGCCGACGCTTTTGAAGCGCTGATGGAGAAATTTGAGGATTACAATCTGGCGCAACTGGTTAAGGAAAGAGAGCAGGAGCCGACGGTCAAGGTTTCCCTCGATGAGCTATAGCATTGAGTTCAAAGAATCGGCCCTCAAGGAGTGGCGGAAGCTGAACGGCGCAATCCGCGCGCAGTTCAAGAAGAAGCTGGCCGAACGGCTGGAACGGCCACGCGTCGCTTCGGCCCGGCTTTCTGGCATGGCCGACTGCTACAAGATCAAACTGAAAAATGCCGGTTACCGGCTTGTCTACCAGGTTACCGACCAGCGCATCGTCGTTATTGTCGTGGCTGTAGGCAAGCGGGAAAATGAGGGCAGGTTGAAAGAGTAACAAACTGACGGGAGGAGCACGCCATGAACAGCAGCGCACCCATGGTAGAGGTCTTTTTCGATTACATCTGACCCTGGTGCTACCTCGGTACCGTGCGTACCGAACGCCTGCAACGGGAATACGGAGTGCAACCGCGCTGGAGCGCCTTCCCGCTCCACCCCGAAACCCCGCTGGAAGGAAGGGAGCTTGCCGAGCTCTTTGCCGGACGGGAGGCAATGATCCGCGACATGCAGGCCCGGCTGCTGCAGGTTGCCGCGGCAGAGGGTTTGCCGTTGACGGAACGAAGCCGCACCTACAACAGCAGGCTTGCCCAGGAGTTGGGGAAATGGGCGGAGGCGCAGGGCCGCGGAAATGAGTTCCACAAGGCCGTCTACCGGGCCTTTTTCGTGGCTGGGGTCAACATAGCGCTGGTTGACGAGTTGGTGCGGACCGCCGCTGCCATTGGACTGTCGGCGGATGAGGCCCGGACGGTGCTGGAGGGGAGAAGCTATGCCGCGGCAGTGGATGCCGACTGGCAGCGGGCTAGGGATCTGGGCATTACCGCCGTGCCGACGCACCTGTGCGGAGGCAGGCGCCTGACCGGTTTCGCGGCCTATGAGGATTTTGTTCGCCTGATCGGGGAGAGTCGGTAAGCTCTTGTGCAGAACAACAAAGGCGGCCGATTGGCCGCCTATTTGATTGAAATACGGGAAGTGGCCCTAGTTTTCTCTTATGGTTTTAGGGTATTTTCGGGTGTCTTTATGGGCAACCCTGCTTGCATTTACGGGTATTTTAGGGTAGTGTTTCGGGTAGGAGCGCACCAATATGATCAGAGCCTCATCAATCAGTATCACGACCCAGATACTGAACCTAATCGCCGAGCTTGATGAATTCAAGGGGCGCTGGGACATGCTCGGCCGTCTGGCCCCGGACAGGCTCACGTCGCTCAAGCGAGTGGCGACCATTGAATCCGTGGGCTCATCCACCAGGATTGAGGGGGCCAGGCTGTCCGACCTCCAGGTTGAAGCGCTGC
Coding sequences within:
- a CDS encoding L,D-transpeptidase family protein; amino-acid sequence: MNELRNFRIALSSRFRPSFTYMGKKLGRRLCLFFICIVMTPILISGCSHFNEGFQAKSTFEEANDLFNQGNYKASLNVYEQIMGEYPSTADRVLFEMGIIHAYPKNEQKDFQKSLECFHKLIQDYPGSAYRQDSEMMIFYINNVTLKDQTIATQQARIETLLHELEGKENDIAALQKQIVALEQKIFAYATQKGRIDKILVEKQARRLMLISKGEVIKTYKIALGGNPVGPKERQGDNKTPEGTYVIDARNKGSQYHLSLHISYPNEKDKKRAKELGVSPGGNIMIHGIKNGFSWVGDSHTEVDWTKGCIAVTDEEIEEISRLAPNGTIVEIRP
- a CDS encoding L,D-transpeptidase family protein encodes the protein MYRIVDLPLLSGWLRLIALCICIVSLPGCAAMKGVQGKSWFSPRHLDTEIERNEFRVAKGEDVIGRLAATRLEEGDTLPDIARHFGLGINAIHAANPRVDVWVPEAGERVVLPLSFILPDTPRKGIVINLATMRLFQYKEDGQSLVVSTYPVGVGTKERPTPMGQMRVARKTARPTWHVPASIAADHRKKGDILPAEVPPGPENPLGEYALYLSKSGYLIHGTNKPASIGLNASNGCLRLYPENVKMLFNDTPVNTPVLIVNQPYLIGQRNGVLYMEAHAPLDDSGAIELEKTYARLKNFEKKSAHTLDWKKVKEVQTEARGIPVPILEMRQGGENEAAEIIEVEHPDRLYGKPELPELKLEAWYILAADVRDEIDALRIAAIINHQGPQIPARVLSKDNSYRVIAGPFSDISEAKDAVKRLKFDLDIDGILIEPVKEG
- a CDS encoding type II toxin-antitoxin system prevent-host-death family antitoxin, which gives rise to MDRIYARASVSISDLKKNPSRIINEAEGAPVAILNHNKPSAYLIPADAFEALMEKFEDYNLAQLVKEREQEPTVKVSLDEL
- a CDS encoding type II toxin-antitoxin system mRNA interferase toxin, RelE/StbE family — its product is MSYSIEFKESALKEWRKLNGAIRAQFKKKLAERLERPRVASARLSGMADCYKIKLKNAGYRLVYQVTDQRIVVIVVAVGKRENEGRLKE